In a genomic window of Piliocolobus tephrosceles isolate RC106 chromosome 1, ASM277652v3, whole genome shotgun sequence:
- the MPC2 gene encoding mitochondrial pyruvate carrier 2: MSAAGARGLRATYHRLLDKVELMLPEKLRPLYNHPAGPRTVFFWAPIMKWGLVCAGLADMARPAEKLSTAQSAVLMATGFIWSRYSLVIIPKNWSLFAVNFFVGTAGASQLFRIWRYNQELKAKAHK, from the exons ATGTCGGCCGCCGGTGCCCGAGGCCTGCGGGCCACCTACCACCGGCTTCTCGATAAAGTGGAGCTGATGCTGCCCGAGAAATTGAGGCCGTTGTACAACCATCCAGCAG gtcCCAGAACAGTTTTTTTCTGGGCTCCAATTATGAAATGG GGGTTGGTGTGTGCTGGATTGGCTGATATGGCCAGACCTGCAGAAAAACTTAGCACAGCTCAATCTGCTGTTTTGATGGCTACag GGTTTATTTGGTCAAGGTACTCACTTgtaattattccaaaaaattggaGTCTGTTTGCTGTTAATTTCTTTGTGGGGACAGCAGGAGCCTCTCAGCTTTTTCGTATTTGGAG aTATAACCAAGAACTAAAAGCTAAAGCACACAAATAA